The genomic interval GGGGCGATATGTGCACATTTGACGGGTTGTATTGGGTATTGGGATTGTTTCTTTTTGAAGAACATATGATCATGCGAATGTCATCTCGATTTCCAGGCTGAGGTCATGCATACTGTGTTTGATTATCTGTGAAATTATATTTCCAAACATGATTTTCAACAACAAATCTAATTTTTATACTAAATAtgccactcactgggctttctCAGCTCATGTTTTCCTAATATTTTTTTCCCTCTAGGTAGCATAAAAGTGAGGTTCTAGGAttctgctaaggtcaaggtttaTCACACTGTAGCCACGGTTCTGGGTTAAGGTCTACTTTTATGAATTCTGTAACCTAGGAATAAAGTTATCTAAGCTGAGTCTGGAGttgtataaatattataatggtttgatataaaataaattaaccaaAGAGTTGTTGTTATTTCATACATGGTTAAAGAATTATTGTAATATAAATCTGAGATAGGCAGTAGCTATTACAATAGAGTACGAGATGAGTTTGGTAAATGCAAGGTGATAGATAACATGTGTTACAAAAGGGTAATGTTTGTTATCTCCATGCCTTCTTTCGGGTGAAAGAGGTAAGCTCGGGAGGGGGCGTAACATTTTTACAACGAGGTATTAACAGTTTATGTTTATATACCAACAATAtggatatttttcaaattttttaaagttaagggcattttttaaagaaaatattaacgTTTTCCATCTAAAACAACTGTAAtggtatttttgaactttttttttttgaaaaaaatattaatgatattttttaaacttttgaaagtttaggagtattttttacacaaaatacATAGTTTAAGAGCACGTTTTATAATCTAGCCTATACTCTTTTCATAAGTTTTAggaataacaataatttttttagccCTCGAGTTTTAAAGGATATGTATGTTTGGTCCTTGAGTTTTCAGAATATACCTTTATAGTATTCAAGTTTTTAAGAATACATGCATTGGGTCCttgagtttttaaaatatattttcttagttCTCGAgtttatagaataggtttaaAGTGTCTcaagaaaattctttttaattatattcaatttaattatgtgaatcaaattcatataattaatatttgaatcatattcaaatatttatttcctctcaaataaactttatattataatgtaacagaatacattatagtaattatatcatatataattagattaaattaattatatcacatataattaattctctcaatttattttgaacaattcaaattaatccaaaaattgattctcattgaTTTCCGTTGAGTTATAGatgagacctcatggacctgtagcttgaagctctaacgatgtgtgaataattaattaaactcctttaattaaaatattttaattattcaccatccattaattgtcaagcacttcattaaagaccgacaactgcactcttcgcactacaaatatatttttgtgttcctacagatatatttctatgtccattggatataaccagtcaatagtatgatgacccttcacaaattgctcgtaagtacagctgagccaaaagtatcattttgctcctgtagttacatctaatccttaagtaccactgatccctctaatgaacaataaatcatagtctagtTATGACCAAAATCATTCTTaggccagaagagggtgtggcactagttcaagtcccaaaattagcccttaggggagcaatttatctacttaccccgacattggggaaggagtgaattccttcttatgtagctgcgttcccagctctccaatcataTGAATTCTCAAAatgtaagcttgttgagttggcgatctagccactctcacccatacaaatcaaaggaccgccttcataagcaagagttcacaactcactcaggattcagatcatgttatctatggtcatcctagtgaaatgaaagtctctattatgaacagcgttatataatgagactaaacatttcatggtccgatcttatacaaattcctttatatagaatatccccgctcacatgtctccccatgaatgatcaagatcagatcatttgtagcactttataacaattgtaacatctacaaagcgggtcatactcatagtgtcaccaggataaggtatccaaccatattcatctactatagaccattttaggttatcactcaaacatgatccacttgtatgtctctacatacatgtttgagctacaaagataaccttggatgttagtttattggtttatggttaatgcaactaattttgaaataaaacatcacatattttattacataaatgaACTGTttttacattacaattacaaactataggaccttacgagatttagggtatcaacctcaacagtaacaacttatctacttaccctaaagaagggaaggagtgaattccatcttgtgacgctatgttcctagctctccaCTTATAAAATCTCTCATTTAAAAAGAGAGAGTTCTCCTCATTAATTAATGAAGTGTGTACAagagtatttatagaaaaagccAAAtaggaaataataataaaatacacCATAACAGAAAGCTAAAcgaatttaaaactaattacaactaattaattattatcCCCCCTCAAATTGATTTGTATAAGGCAGAAGTTTGGAATGAAAAGCTGAGTACCAGTGTGAGGCTTTGTAAACAAGCCTGCCAACTGATTTTCAGTAGAAATATACCATAAATCAATGTCTCAACAAACAAGACACtcttgaataaaatgaaaatctatCTCAACATGCGCTTCGTACGACCATGACAACAGGATTTTGAGACAACTGTATGGTAGAAACATTGTCACAAAGTAGTAAAGGTGCttgagaacaaaaaaataaagatcCTTAAGAACTTGTCGAAGCCAACTTAATTTAGCAGTTGTAGATGCTCAAGCTCGATATTCGGCTTTGGTAGAGCTCCGAGATACTGTTTTTTTTATCTCCCcatgaaattgaatttgatCCTAGAAAAATGACAAAGCCAGAGGTAGATCTTTTATCCATAGGATCACTAGACCAATTAAAGTCTGAATAAGCATATAGATGAAGAAAATCTTTGTCTGACTTCTTGAAAAATAATCCAAGACCAATGGTGCAAGTGACATATACAAACACTCTTTTTGCAGCAATTAAGTAAGAATCATGAAGAGTATGCATGTATTGAGACAATTTGCTGACATAACTAATAACAAGTCTATAAAAGTTAGATAATGAAAAGCACCAATTAAGGCCCGATAACTTCAAGCATCATCAGTAGAATAAGGCAGACCCGTATCTAATGAATGAGTTAAAGTCAAAGAAGTGATATTGTGTTTTGCATTTATCATACCATAATGCTGCAAAACATCTCTAGTATACTTGGCTTGATGGACAAATATTCCTCTATCAATCTGTGATATTTCCAGTCCTAAGAAATAACGTAAAAGATTCAAATCAGTCATTTCAAATCGTTGCTTCAACTGTGAGATAAGACCATCCATATAATTTAGAGCATTTCTAGTAACAATtatgtcatcgacatataaaagaaaataagtaaGAGAACCACTATAACTTCAAACAAAGAGAGTTGAATATGCTGTAGATGCTACAAAACCAAGTGTCAATAGTTAGGAAGTGAAACAATCAAACCAAGCACGAGATGCCTATTTTAGACTATTCAATGATTTGTGTAACTTGCAAAAAATAGTTGGTTGAGAAGGGTCAATAAAACCCTGTGGTTGTTGCATATAAACCTCCTCTTGAAATTTTTCATGGAGAAAAGTGTTATTGACATCAAGTTGACGGAGTTGCCATTTATATTGAGTTGCTAAGGAGAATATGACACGAATAGTTGGTTTTTTAATAACAGGACTGAAGGTTTCATCATAATCTACACCTTCTTATTGATGATATCCTTTGGTAACTAATCTTGCTTTACACCGAGCAACAATCCCATCAGGATGTCTCTTTATTCTGTATACCCACTGACATCCAATGGCCTTTTTATCAAGTGGTAAAGAAGTAAGAGTCCACGTTTCTTGATGTAACAAAGCTTCAAACTCTTCACGCATTGCTTTCTGTCATTCTTTTACTTTGTTAGCTTTAGTAACACAAGAGTGTTCAGTTAAAGGGGTCTGAACATGAGCAACAAAGAGCTTCTTTTTAGATATTCCAGATTTCTTGTTTCCATAGAATGAGTATTTTGACAATTATTAAcatcaacaaaattttcattgacATTTCTAGTAGCTCCAACAGCAGAGGTATTAACATCAGAATTTGCTCCAACAGAGGTTTCAATATTAGAGTGATTAGTAGAATTAGCGTCTATAATATCACTAGAATTTTCCATGACAAGAGCATAAGAAGCAGTTATCATGAACACAAGAAATCACAATAGTAGCATTTTTCAAACCAACTTCCTCATTCACAATAGAAGGAATTACCAATATGTTCATTAGATTGTGGTGTATCTGCAATAGgcaaaagaagaagagacaaaTTTGTGGAATTTAAAGAATTAGACTTATTAGAACATGAAGCAAAATCTGAAGTTTgcgaaaaagagaaaaaagtttcaTCAAAGATGACATGTCGTGTGGTATAGAGACGGTCATTACTCATGTTGTAACAAAGATAACCTTCGTTATCTAGAGGATAACCAAGAAAAACACATCGAATGGATTTTGGTCCGAGTTTGTGAGAGGAATATGGCTTGAGGAGTGGGTAGCATGCACAACCAAAAGTCTTCAAAAATGTATAATCAGGACATCGTTTGAGAAGAAGTCCAAAAGGAGACTTATTGTCACAATTAGGTGAAGGTAATCGATTAATGATAAATAGTGCATTAGCAAAGGAAAAAGCCCAAAATTTTAAAGGTAAGGAAAGCATTAAGGTTAGAGCTACTTCAACGATATGGCGATGTTTCCTTTcaacaacaccattttgttgtgccGTGGAGTATAGGCACATGATTTTTGGTGAAAGATACCTGATTTTTTGAAGAAAAGCTCCCAAAGAGTGGTTGACAAATTCCCCTCTGCCATCGGTTCGAAAAAATTTTATACGAGAATTGAAATAATTCTCCACCAGCAATTTAAAGGACTTAAAAACAGATAAAAGATCTGATTTTAAAGTAATAGGATACAACCAAGTATATTTTGGAATGGTCATCAATAAATGAAACATAATAACGGCCGGTCCTTAGAAGAGTATTTTGCCCGAAGATTTGTCCTGGATAGAGAAACAGTCAGAATCAAAAGTAATAGAACAATTATTTTCAGTACATAGTTGATGAACAGAAAGTAGATTAGAAGAAATGGTAGGAACatgaaatgaattttaaaagaaGAATGAAGAGTTTGGAGAACAACACACGCTGTGTGAGCAATTGGTAGATATTGTCCATTACCTGCAACAACATTGTCATCTTCAAAGTCTTCAGAGGCAGAGGCCAGTTGAGATAGATCAGAGGTAACATGAGTGTTACAACCTGAATCATTGAGCCAATAAGAATTTTCAGAGGCACAAAGAACATAGTAACGATTAGCAACAAGAGTAGCTAATGGTGCTGGAGGATGTCTTCCTTGAAAACTACAATTCATCTGATTATAGCAATCTAAGGCACCATGTCCTGCTTTATCATAAATTTGACAAATAATTCTGGAACCATCAGATTTAGTAGAAGTATTATCGAAAGGAATAAAACCTCGACCATGCCTTggattgaaatttgaattgaaGCTTCCTCAATTTTGATTCGAAACAACACCTATGTCCTTAAAAATTTGTTTGTTCTTGCCTCGACCTCGTCCAAACGAATTTGGAGGATTGATTGTGTGATTTCGATAATTATTTTGAGTAGCCAATAAGGTAGTAGGAGGTGCAAATGCTTTGTCTGGTTTCAAGTTGTTTATCTCTACCATCTCCAATTTTTCAACTAGtttgcattaaattattttgaaatatttggagattaaaaatttaatttgaaaaacaagataattaatttaaaagatatttgtaaagaattaaaattctaattcaatttaaggaaaaattgaattaatttattttggaaaaagtatgtttttaaattgattaaatatttgaaatgatATAATTTATCTCAACTTTAGATTGTATGTTccctttaaatttaatttggagccaaaattaagttaatttggGAAGTTAATTGAGTTGAGATTAATTTGATAAGAGATTTggaatttttggattattttggataaagatttgaaactaaagaaaatgaaaataaataggattttgaaaattaaaaggaattttaaatttaagaagGAAAGAGGACCTTATAGTTCTAAATTTTATCCTCTTTAATTTTAGAGTTTATATCCAAATTAgagaatataattaatttaaattgagttgataagaaaaaattggatttaatttaaattattagaggatggattttctaattaattaaaatatggatttcttaattagagaaaatgtcttattcaaaaaagaaaatctaatctATCTATACTTCAAGTTATGAAATCCCAAATaatttaggattaggattattATTCCTTTATAAATATAACCATCTACTTCATTCCAAACCATTCATTTTATTCCAAAGGGAGGTTAATTAGAGATAAAAATCCTCATtactttcatatttatttagttgTTCGCCGTTGTGCTTCCGTCGGTCatagttttttatttgatttggagCACCGATTCAAGTTTTCAAAAGTCGCCAGTGTACTATTCAACAAGTTTCGGATCTTTGGAGTGCATAAGTAATAATTTGAATCTTTGAGCAAAGTTTGGAATAAAATTGGAgtaaacaaagtgtttgtgacGTTAATTCAAGTTTTTGTTAGAGGTTGATttcttggattaattttggaatttcaattcaaggtaagtaatcttacaaTTGGAATTACCTTTGTGTCATAAATTTAAGAATAGTTTTGAGGATTCTAAGATTGTTTGCATCGAGATGCATGAGGAAAAATAAGTTTATCTTAATTATATTTGAAGTATGTTATGAGTGCAAACatggattaatttttttatatgctTTGGTATTTAACAgagatttgtgtttccttcagaatTTACCAAAGATGGTGATCTCCTTCGAGATTTCTCCAAAGGTTTGTGTTTCATTTGGGATTCATGAGAGGCTAGTGATCTCTTTCGGGAATTCATTAGAGGTTTATAGATATATCTCACCTATGGTAGGACAGgttcaattattattttttgattgGCTGACCTTTTCTAGGCCTCCTTCCTGCAGAATTGGATTGTTGATATTGATCGAATTTGTACTAATTGAAGAATCATTTATGATTCTAACTGAGAttgaaaatgaaacaaataaGCTCATTGAGGTTAAATCATATTACACCATATTCTTTTGCACAATATTAGTTTTTTAAGACGACTGTTCAAATCTCTTTTCAGCTTCCGTGTACTAGATGATCATCCCATGGAAAGTAGAGGTTTATGAATGACCCACTAGAGAGTGGCATCTACATAGATGTTTGACCTGACTTCGGTAGTggagttacttactgagtattttatactcatcatttttcttatgttttagtgttttaaatttagcaatattttttttttaattatttagattttacaaaagttatttatttaataaaattcatttaatttagttaaaatttatgagagagtcgttttgagatttatgcatgCGTGTAGTAACGACCTAATAAAAGTCATAGAAAGTGAAGTCGTTATATTATTAATAGCAACTTCTTCGAAAACAAGAAGAACAGGAAGTTCTTGAAAGGAAACAGAGGATGCACGAGTGCGGATCGAATTGCGAAAATTGTTGTGATCATAAGAGAGGCCATTCATGTATTTATCAAGGTATTCATCTTCAATAACAATAGAAACATTTGCCAATTTATCTTTAAGTTCTTTGACGCCTTGAATATACTGATCAATAGTTTCAGTAGGTTTCTTTGAAATTGATTGAAGTTCAGATTTGATGCTTACAACATTTGCACACAAACTAGAGGAGAAATGACTCAGTAGAGTATCCCCAAACTTCTTTCGAGGATTGACATCCAACAACATATGCTAGGGCAGCTGGTGCAAGTGTTGCAATCACTGTCATGAGAGTATAATCTGTGGCTATCCAGTCTTAAATTACAGCAGAGGTTGAAGATGAAGCCTACGGTTTCTGAATCTATCCTTCAACAAAATCGAAAAGCTTATACGCATTCAAAAAGTGAGGTAATTTGAAACTTCCATAAGGAAAAATTGGATGAATCAAGTAACCTCGAAGGACACCCaacaacatcaacatcaacttcCCATACCATTTGAATTACGTTAGGAGGTCTTTCGCTTTTGTTAGAATTGAAACAAGGTTGCAAATATTTGAGAGAAGAACAGTTCGAGGAGAAAGTTTTTCAGTTGGTTCACCAATAGCTAGAAACTTGAAgcacaaaagaagaagatgaacaggGACGTGAAGACTGATGGATGGAGGTCTGAAATTGGTGTACAATGGAAGTCTAACAAGCAAAAGGTCTGACACACAAAAAGCATACTATATTTTGTGAGGAGAGGGGAAAATAAATGTAGCGAATGTGGTTATTTGGATCAAACGGACGTTAGTCAAACAAATCTGAATATATGataaaatctttcatttagaaacATTTCTCGTCATTAATTAATGAAGTGGTTACAAGAGTATTTATAAAAAAGGCCAAAcagaaaataatgataaaatacACCATAATAGAAAGCTACACATATTTAAAACTAACTACAACTAATTAGTTATTATGCACTTGGTATCACCCTCAAGATGGTAGTCGATAACGAGGGTCACTCTcgtccatacaaatcaaagacgACCTTCATGAACAGaaattcataactcattc from Benincasa hispida cultivar B227 chromosome 10, ASM972705v1, whole genome shotgun sequence carries:
- the LOC120087681 gene encoding uncharacterized protein LOC120087681, encoding MNCSFQGRHPPAPLATLVANRYYVLCASENSYWLNDSGCNTHVTSDLSQLASASEDFEDDNVVAGQIFGQNTLLRTGRYYVSFIDDHSKIYLRGICQPLFGSFSSKNQDWKYHRLIEEYLSIKPSILEMFCSIMDQIQFHGEIKKTVSRSSTKAEYRA